GATCAGTCATTTTTTATGGCTTATGCGTTGAATTTGAACCAGACTTACGAAGGCAATAGGGAGCCAGGTTAGAACCATTATTATCTTACGATCCTGAGTCACATTGAACTCAAGCAGTTACAGTTGTAACAATATAGCCGTGCGCGAATTTGCTTTAATTGCTGGATCGTGCCGACAAACGTGCAACAACCTGCACTAAAATAAGTATAAACTCACAAAGGTGCAATTTCAAGATCAAACACGCAACTTCAGGAAAAAAATTATGCTGACTGCTGAGAGACGACAATTCATTTTGGATCTATTAGGTCGCGATAAAAAAGTGCTTTCATCGGAACTCAGTGCGGTGCTGAAGGTTTCTGAAGATACAATTCGGCGTGATTTGCGGGAATTAGCTGAAGCTGGTCTATTACAACGAGTTCACGGCGGAGCGCTCCTCACATCTCCCGCTACCGCCAGTTATGCCGATCGCCAAAAGCAAGCACCCAAGGAAAAGGAAGCGATCGCTCAGGCAGCAGCTAAGTTAGTCTGTTCGGGGCAAGTGGTAATCTTGGATGGAGGGACAACGACCTTAGCAGTAGCTCGTCATTTACCCCTAGATTTGTCAGCAACGGTAGTAACCAATAGTCCACCAATTGCGATCGCTTTAGCAGATCATCCCCATGTTGAAGTGATAATGTTGGGAGGAAGACTCTACAAAAAAGCTTTGGTCAATGTCGGCGCAGCTACAATTGAGGCATTACGAATGATTCGCGCCGATTTGTGTATGTTGGGAGTATGTAGTTTGCATCCAGAAATGGGAATCAGCGTGACGAACTTGGATGAGGCGTATGTCAAACGGACTATGATTTCTAGAGCGGCTGAAGTGGTAGGATTAGCCACGGCAGCAAAATTGGATACAGCCGCTCCCTATGTGGTTGAATCGATTCATGCTCTGAGTTATCTGGTCACTGCACCGATGGTATCCGATGAGATGCTAGTTTCCTATCAAGCTTTGGGTTTGACTGTGGTGCGCGGATAAGATTTATACTATTGCAGCTATGCGATCACACTGCTCGTCAGTTGTTGCCGTAAAACGAACTTCCCATGCTTGTTCGTCTTACAACTCAGCCAGAAACCCAGAGGCGATACGTGCTACGCACAGGAGGTCGCGGTTTCGTCGCCGCGCGGGAACTACAGCGATCGTCACTACGCCAACGCACCTATCGAGATCGCACTTAGCTGGAGTAACTTTATCCCTGTCCACCATACAGACGAAATTTAACCGTTGCTGTTCAGCGGTTGCCGACAATCTCTGTCACTTCACCAACCAATTACCAATCCGCTGCAACAGCGTTGTTAGCTGGCTGGCAACTGAACGCTTCAACTCCTGCTCTGAAAAGATGATTATCTAAGTCACTCACAGTTTAAAACTTTTGTCCTTGAAGTTGCTGCACTGATCGTATGAATCGTTGAAGTTGCTGACTTTCTAATTCCAAAACTCGGCGGGCAAAATCAGGATCATGGTCGAGTAAATCATCAAAGGCATCGACAGAAATAGCCAGGATTCGCGTACTCTCGCTATGTGCAACGATCGTATTTTCTGAGTTGCTGTGAGCTAAAACCTCTAGCTCATCTAGCGTTTGCCCAGGATGAATCTGTTTAACCTGAATCTCCGATCCAGTTTGATAGTGAATCTTGGCATCGCCTTCAATCAACAGTAGCAACTCTCGACAGGTATCTCCTGCTTCTGTGATTACGTCCCCTGGGTTGTAGGCTCTCACTTCTGCTCGATCAGCAAGAGCAATCAGCGTTTCAGCCTGCATCTGGTGGAAAAAGTCGCTATTAAATAAATAAACCAGTTTCTCCAGCGTTGGGAATTCGGTTAGAGACAGGGTTGCAGTTGATGACGAAATTTGCAAAGCCAGTAGCCGATCAGTCGTTTCCTGAACCAGAGGGGAACTGAACTGATGACGACGATTTCGAGCGATTGCTTGACTGTGTTCTGCGTCCAATTGAGCCATGATATAAAGCGCTGCCGCCTGAATCATGGGATTTTGATCCTGGAGCAAGACTTCCAGATGTCCCAGAATTGCCTGAGAGGAGAATTCTAGTGAACAGGAAACGGGCGTTTCGCCAGGTTGGGTTAAACATTGCAGGATCGCTGGCGGCAGTTGATCGCCCCAATTCTCCTGATCTAAAATCTCTCCTAAAATGGTAGGTGAAGCCTGTTGTAAAGACTTTGCCAGGCTTAAGGCTGCCGAATCAGACTGGAGAAGTTTCAGGGTTTCCAGAAGCGATCGCACAATCAGTTCCTTCTTATGGCTAATATGTTCTCGCAATACGGTTAACACTGCTTGATGCTCGTGCAGCATCGGTTGATTCAGAGCGCGGTAACAGTCGATCAATTGGGGTAGTTGTGCGAGAAGAAACTCTGCCTTTTTGATACGGCTAGCATTGCCCGAAAGTCCACTCAGAATCCATTCTTCTTCTTGGGGGGTGATGGAATATTGGCGGCGCAGAGAACGAACAGCGGCTGCATCCTGCAATGATAATTGCTCAAATGCAGTTTGATCGGGCTGTTTGCGTTGCAGCAGCATTAACCGCTCTAGTGATTTGCGGTAGCCGCTCAAGCGAATCTGATTTTCTAAGCTGCGTTGACGATCAGGATTGAGCAACTCTGGATCTTCAATGCCCAATTCTTCTAATACAATGCGGTGTTCGTCATCAGTAATGCCTAATTCCTGGCGCATTTGCTGCAAAATTTCCAGGCTGCTGGAGTAGTTCACATAGCCTTCTTCCATGGCTTCCCGCACAACTCCCTTGTACACCTGATGTCGTTTCTCGCGGGTAAAGCCAGGAAGCACCTTGGCTAACACATACACTTCATGCGTGTTGAGGTCACTCAGCGCCCGTCCTTCCAAAAACTGTGAAACATTAAGCTGCAATTTCTCTAACTGTTTGCGGAATCGATTAGCTAGATTTTCACGAGAATAGAGATCAGGACTGCGTCGCCAGGTTTTATAGAGCCAGAGGGTACTCAGCGCCACTAAACCCAGGTCGTAGAGGTATTGCACCGACCAGGGGAGAAGCTGTACCAGGGGACGCCCCCCAAAGATAAAGAAGAAGTTGAAAATACCAAAGGTACACAGGGTAAAGATGCGATGTCGAATGGTTTCGATCGCCAAATTTGCCTGATGTCGCCGACTGTGTGCTTTGGCACGTTTTTCAATCCACTGTCCGCTCCAATAGCCGAGCGCCGTGCAGCCACCCAGCACCAGCGGAACTGCAACCCATTTGGGAATGTTGATTATCTGCCCAAACAGGTAGAATCCAGGGTCAAATAGAGAAGCGAGTTGATCGGTTTGCCGCAGCCAAGCCCCAGAGAAGTAATAGTTCCAGTTGCCTGCGTAGAGATAGTAGTAGCCAAAATAGCCAATCACTAAACCGACATAGCCATAGCGCAGAAATGAGGTTTCAGGTTTGTTCAAGCTGTTCCAATAGGTACGCTCAGCGTCAATGTCAATGCAGGGATTTTGGCAGGCGACGCAAGCACTCTGCTCTTTACCATCCGGTAGCACCGTGCGGCACATCGATTGTGTAATGGGCTGCTCACTCGTATGGGCTTTGCTACTCAACAAGCCCCCCGGTTCACTGTAGATACTCTGAACTGGAGCCATTGGACAAAAATACTGACACCAGGACTTGCCGCCATAGCAGTAGCCAACTGCAATTGCCGCTGTAACTGTGAACAAGAGCCAACCTGCCAGCACTAGGCGATCGGCGTTGAAAAACAAGATTCGCCCACACAATCCTGCAAACAACCAGCCAAATTGCACATAGGGGTAGTTTCGACCCAGCCATGAATTCTGGTCAACCTTTGCCAACTCGTAGCGCACTTTGCCAGTCTTTTTGTTCTCTCGTTTGAATTGTCGTTGCCAGCCTAAAGCGCGAGGAATTTGAGATAAAAAA
Above is a window of Merismopedia glauca CCAP 1448/3 DNA encoding:
- a CDS encoding DeoR/GlpR family DNA-binding transcription regulator; its protein translation is MLTAERRQFILDLLGRDKKVLSSELSAVLKVSEDTIRRDLRELAEAGLLQRVHGGALLTSPATASYADRQKQAPKEKEAIAQAAAKLVCSGQVVILDGGTTTLAVARHLPLDLSATVVTNSPPIAIALADHPHVEVIMLGGRLYKKALVNVGAATIEALRMIRADLCMLGVCSLHPEMGISVTNLDEAYVKRTMISRAAEVVGLATAAKLDTAAPYVVESIHALSYLVTAPMVSDEMLVSYQALGLTVVRG
- a CDS encoding cyclic nucleotide-binding domain-containing protein; the protein is MFAQLPEQRMHWIRWVLTVGWLLIIASLFYDPWTSALTASDHPWSPLRLPDTCIQVQGECLSEQPYPLGTTLFWGAIVPAAIFILLVFGHELWRRICPLSFLSQIPRALGWQRQFKRENKKTGKVRYELAKVDQNSWLGRNYPYVQFGWLFAGLCGRILFFNADRLVLAGWLLFTVTAAIAVGYCYGGKSWCQYFCPMAPVQSIYSEPGGLLSSKAHTSEQPITQSMCRTVLPDGKEQSACVACQNPCIDIDAERTYWNSLNKPETSFLRYGYVGLVIGYFGYYYLYAGNWNYYFSGAWLRQTDQLASLFDPGFYLFGQIINIPKWVAVPLVLGGCTALGYWSGQWIEKRAKAHSRRHQANLAIETIRHRIFTLCTFGIFNFFFIFGGRPLVQLLPWSVQYLYDLGLVALSTLWLYKTWRRSPDLYSRENLANRFRKQLEKLQLNVSQFLEGRALSDLNTHEVYVLAKVLPGFTREKRHQVYKGVVREAMEEGYVNYSSSLEILQQMRQELGITDDEHRIVLEELGIEDPELLNPDRQRSLENQIRLSGYRKSLERLMLLQRKQPDQTAFEQLSLQDAAAVRSLRRQYSITPQEEEWILSGLSGNASRIKKAEFLLAQLPQLIDCYRALNQPMLHEHQAVLTVLREHISHKKELIVRSLLETLKLLQSDSAALSLAKSLQQASPTILGEILDQENWGDQLPPAILQCLTQPGETPVSCSLEFSSQAILGHLEVLLQDQNPMIQAAALYIMAQLDAEHSQAIARNRRHQFSSPLVQETTDRLLALQISSSTATLSLTEFPTLEKLVYLFNSDFFHQMQAETLIALADRAEVRAYNPGDVITEAGDTCRELLLLIEGDAKIHYQTGSEIQVKQIHPGQTLDELEVLAHSNSENTIVAHSESTRILAISVDAFDDLLDHDPDFARRVLELESQQLQRFIRSVQQLQGQKF